In Natronococcus occultus SP4, the following proteins share a genomic window:
- a CDS encoding IS630 family transposase: MSGDRRKEIVRHLSEDDLDRLLAESTDEKLTERLIFIKRVYKGATLEDAADDVGRSSATGTRWARRWNKGGLGLLMPNFGGGRPPKLGEDQRELLLELLRDGQPWKKQEIQHLINEEFDVEFHPVYLSTFLEDLGLSYAIPRTKHPSRPENAEEILDERVADAFDEGTDEPHNQREGDEEEGWVVDKEIRTDGGTILGFLDTSHLQPWDNSQRLYTVDDPYITRPLVKLDEPAVGFYALSGESVIQFPANQEKERICGCFEGIREQNPGQRILLVLDNFSSHVCEYTRRRAHQLGIDLVFLPVGSPDLNPIEQVWKSLKWEASPLIVESAAEYRALLTELFKQLTTQLSFAVSWIDEHLGGYLQKLR; this comes from the coding sequence ATGTCTGGAGATCGCCGCAAAGAGATCGTCCGTCACCTCAGTGAGGACGATCTCGACCGACTTCTTGCGGAATCTACTGATGAGAAACTCACTGAGCGGCTGATCTTCATCAAACGAGTCTACAAGGGAGCAACACTGGAGGACGCTGCCGATGACGTCGGCAGGTCCTCCGCGACAGGAACGCGCTGGGCTCGACGATGGAATAAAGGCGGTCTTGGACTGCTGATGCCGAACTTCGGGGGCGGCAGGCCCCCGAAGCTCGGCGAGGACCAACGAGAACTCCTCTTGGAACTACTTCGTGACGGACAGCCGTGGAAGAAACAGGAAATTCAGCATCTCATCAACGAAGAATTCGACGTAGAATTTCATCCGGTCTACCTGAGTACATTCCTCGAAGATCTCGGTCTTTCCTACGCAATTCCACGGACGAAGCATCCATCACGCCCGGAGAACGCCGAAGAGATTCTCGACGAACGCGTCGCCGACGCGTTCGATGAGGGGACTGATGAGCCGCACAACCAACGCGAGGGAGATGAGGAAGAAGGGTGGGTTGTTGACAAGGAAATCCGTACGGATGGCGGAACTATCCTTGGATTTCTCGACACGTCGCATCTCCAACCGTGGGACAACTCTCAGCGGCTCTACACCGTGGATGACCCATATATCACCCGACCGCTGGTGAAGTTAGACGAACCAGCGGTCGGGTTCTACGCACTCTCCGGTGAGAGTGTCATTCAGTTTCCGGCTAATCAAGAGAAAGAACGGATCTGTGGCTGTTTCGAAGGGATCCGCGAGCAGAATCCGGGCCAGCGGATTCTGCTCGTCTTGGACAACTTCTCGTCGCACGTGTGTGAGTACACGCGTAGGCGAGCCCACCAACTGGGCATTGATCTCGTGTTTCTCCCAGTTGGCTCGCCTGATCTCAACCCAATCGAACAGGTCTGGAAGAGCCTCAAATGGGAAGCATCGCCGTTGATCGTGGAGAGCGCGGCAGAATACCGCGCTCTCCTCACTGAGCTCTTTAAGCAACTTACGACTCAACTGAGTTTCGCAGTCTCGTGGATCGACGAGCACCTTGGTGGATACCTTCAGAAGTTACGCTAG
- a CDS encoding NAD-dependent epimerase/dehydratase family protein, producing the protein MSIRSVLVTGSSGMIGTALTRCLHADGYDVYGADVKSNPWDEELDAATEIVDLREREALRRLPTDVDAVVHLAAHSHVRPLVERPEGALENVTMTFNVLEFARKNDIQNVLFASSREVYGEERQLVYDEANTQADRGESPYAASKIGGEAMVTAFSRSYGITTSIARFANVYGRFDVSNRVIPLFIARSRDGRELAVYGAEKLLDFVFIDDCVDGLFRMIDNHEKVANATVNIASGRGTSLLELAQEIDERTPRESEIVVEPSRTGETSRFIADVEKARRILGYEPEYDLGEGLDETIPWYLDRPSALKRVESYSDESAF; encoded by the coding sequence ATGAGTATCCGGTCGGTCCTCGTCACCGGCAGTAGCGGGATGATCGGGACGGCGCTCACGAGATGCCTCCATGCCGACGGCTACGACGTGTATGGCGCGGACGTCAAGTCGAATCCGTGGGATGAGGAGCTGGACGCTGCGACCGAGATCGTCGACCTCAGAGAGCGAGAAGCGCTCCGTCGACTCCCGACGGACGTCGACGCGGTGGTCCATCTGGCGGCACACTCACACGTCCGTCCCCTCGTCGAGCGCCCGGAGGGGGCGCTGGAGAACGTGACGATGACGTTCAACGTCCTCGAGTTCGCCCGAAAGAACGACATCCAGAACGTGCTGTTCGCGAGTTCGCGTGAAGTGTACGGCGAGGAACGTCAACTCGTCTACGACGAGGCGAACACCCAGGCCGATCGGGGCGAGAGCCCATACGCTGCCAGTAAAATCGGCGGTGAGGCGATGGTCACTGCGTTCAGCCGGAGCTACGGCATCACGACGTCGATCGCCAGATTCGCGAACGTGTACGGACGGTTCGACGTGTCGAACCGGGTGATCCCGCTGTTCATCGCACGCAGCCGTGACGGCCGCGAACTGGCCGTCTACGGCGCGGAGAAGCTACTCGATTTCGTCTTCATCGACGACTGCGTCGACGGCCTCTTCCGGATGATCGACAATCACGAAAAAGTCGCGAACGCGACGGTGAACATCGCGTCCGGTCGGGGAACGTCGCTCCTCGAACTCGCCCAGGAGATAGACGAGCGAACGCCCAGGGAGTCAGAGATCGTCGTCGAACCCTCCCGGACAGGCGAGACGAGCAGGTTCATCGCCGACGTCGAAAAAGCGAGGCGAATTCTCGGTTACGAGCCCGAGTACGACCTTGGCGAGGGGCTCGACGAAACCATCCCCTGGTATCTCGACCGGCCAAGTGCTCTAAAGAGAGTCGAGTCTTACTCCGATGAGAGCGCGTTCTAG
- a CDS encoding undecaprenyl-diphosphate phosphatase: MSLSNLVIALLAGIVQGVVEWLPVSSQGNLSLFLTIVGMSPDVALQLALFLQLGTTVSSALYYREDIAEAFNATPTWRPRTAFDGPNAVTSFVVVACFATGLVGIPLYLTAVDVASELSGGLFIALIGVLLILTGVLQLTSQSVDFATKSHPTFGDAIIVGALQGLAILPGVSRSGVTTSRLIFRSHDAPSAFRLSFLLSIPAGIGAGILTVFAAGGLPGISFVAAVIALFASAVVGYATIGALMRIVESVPFWAVCFGLGGLAILGGGLVSAI; the protein is encoded by the coding sequence ATGTCGCTCTCCAATCTCGTTATCGCCCTTCTCGCTGGGATCGTACAGGGGGTCGTCGAATGGCTTCCCGTCTCGAGTCAGGGAAACCTCTCGCTCTTTCTGACGATAGTCGGGATGAGCCCCGACGTCGCCCTCCAGCTCGCGCTCTTCTTACAACTCGGGACGACCGTCTCCTCCGCTCTCTATTACCGGGAGGACATCGCTGAGGCCTTCAATGCGACCCCAACGTGGCGACCGCGAACGGCGTTCGACGGTCCGAACGCCGTCACTTCGTTCGTAGTCGTCGCCTGTTTTGCGACGGGGCTCGTCGGGATACCGCTGTATCTCACGGCCGTAGACGTCGCGAGCGAACTCTCCGGTGGCCTCTTTATCGCTCTCATCGGCGTCTTGCTGATCCTGACGGGAGTTCTCCAGCTCACGTCCCAATCCGTCGATTTCGCGACGAAGTCGCATCCGACATTCGGTGACGCCATCATCGTGGGTGCGCTGCAGGGTCTCGCAATTCTCCCCGGCGTCTCCCGCTCCGGCGTGACGACGAGCAGGCTCATTTTTCGGTCTCACGACGCGCCATCGGCGTTCAGACTCTCGTTCTTGCTCTCGATCCCTGCAGGGATCGGTGCGGGGATACTGACGGTGTTCGCCGCGGGTGGGTTACCGGGTATCTCGTTCGTCGCTGCCGTCATCGCGCTGTTTGCGAGCGCGGTCGTCGGCTACGCGACAATCGGTGCGCTCATGCGGATCGTCGAGTCAGTTCCGTTTTGGGCGGTCTGTTTCGGTCTCGGTGGGCTCGCTATTCTCGGTGGTGGACTCGTTTCAGCAATATGA
- a CDS encoding sugar phosphate nucleotidyltransferase encodes MSEYSAIVLAAGEGTRLRPLTQNRPKPMLPAATKPILEHVFDQLIDAGISKFVVVVGYRCDRVQSYFGSTYRNVPITYVTQKKQLGTGHAVLAAESEVDDTCLVINGDQIVDSRIVADTIARHDSAAAATIALLQRPNVEPYGGVRIGEDDVATEIVENPRDGYGYYLNAGVYMLEPAAFDAVRSAEPSFGEHHLFEGLSKLIDSGETVRGTVSEGLWVDATYPWDLLDVSFELFDRGVVTSSPVISGRETTVHDEAIIRDPIILDQDCAIGPDAVVGPYVCLGENTTVGANAVLERSVVDDDTTIGANATVVDCVTGTGVEIGPGSTIPGGPGDVRVGDTVYEDEALGAVLADRVTDRGGVTYVPGALVGPETEIQSGATIRGTLAGGTEVRS; translated from the coding sequence ATGTCCGAATACTCCGCGATCGTCTTGGCTGCCGGAGAGGGGACCCGCCTTCGACCGCTCACTCAGAACCGCCCCAAACCAATGCTCCCTGCGGCGACAAAACCGATCCTCGAACACGTCTTCGACCAACTCATTGATGCCGGAATCTCCAAATTCGTCGTCGTCGTCGGCTACCGTTGCGACCGCGTCCAGTCGTACTTCGGATCCACGTATCGGAACGTCCCAATCACCTACGTCACCCAGAAAAAACAACTTGGGACCGGCCACGCGGTGCTCGCGGCGGAATCAGAAGTGGATGATACCTGTCTGGTGATCAACGGGGACCAGATCGTCGACAGTCGAATCGTCGCCGACACCATAGCGCGGCACGATTCGGCCGCCGCTGCGACGATCGCGTTATTGCAGCGTCCGAACGTCGAACCCTACGGTGGTGTCCGCATCGGTGAGGACGATGTCGCGACGGAGATCGTCGAGAATCCGCGCGACGGGTACGGCTACTACCTCAATGCAGGCGTCTACATGCTTGAGCCTGCCGCATTCGATGCCGTTCGATCCGCGGAACCGTCGTTCGGCGAGCACCACCTCTTCGAAGGGCTGTCAAAGCTTATCGACTCGGGAGAGACCGTACGCGGGACCGTCTCCGAGGGACTATGGGTCGACGCGACGTATCCCTGGGATCTCCTCGACGTCTCGTTCGAACTGTTCGATAGGGGAGTCGTCACTAGTAGTCCCGTAATCAGCGGTCGCGAGACGACTGTTCACGACGAAGCGATAATACGCGATCCCATCATACTAGACCAAGACTGTGCGATCGGCCCGGACGCGGTCGTCGGCCCCTACGTCTGTCTCGGCGAAAACACAACGGTCGGCGCCAACGCCGTCCTCGAGCGAAGCGTCGTCGACGACGATACGACGATCGGTGCCAACGCGACCGTCGTCGACTGCGTCACCGGAACCGGCGTCGAGATCGGCCCGGGATCGACGATTCCGGGCGGTCCGGGCGACGTCCGCGTCGGCGACACCGTCTACGAGGACGAAGCCCTCGGCGCCGTGCTGGCCGACCGCGTCACCGACCGGGGCGGAGTCACGTACGTCCCGGGCGCGCTCGTCGGCCCGGAGACGGAGATCCAGAGCGGAGCGACGATCCGTGGGACGCTGGCGGGCGGCACGGAGGTGCGATCCTGA
- a CDS encoding sugar transferase: MEMRQWNVYDLSGQEPVAIVGDDQDRLEDALDEFGNAREIRTNGGVVLQMEQTGNPEVEQTDGPVGGRVRELEEFERVLVDRNVGCVVLAFRDADRHRFFGTLRACRRRNIEAVVHPDHASKVISSHTHRKWAAVNFDPFTWQQWALKRAFDVVFATVGLVTLAPLIAIIILGIKMENSGPVLYTQRRTGLLGTTFQLPKFRTMFLGSEDAKPETDEENDRITSTGRLLRKSHMDEIPQLWSIFRGEMSAVGPRAAWIEEERLLEREVEEWQQRWFVKPGLTGLAQINGVDSTDAEAKLHYDLQYIERQSFLLDVWLVRMELKSVLFDALSLLRNRAASKHDAVETSTDEGSEEGSA, encoded by the coding sequence ATGGAGATGCGTCAGTGGAACGTATACGATTTGTCGGGACAGGAGCCCGTCGCCATCGTCGGTGACGATCAGGACCGGCTCGAAGACGCATTGGACGAATTTGGGAACGCGCGTGAAATTCGAACGAACGGCGGCGTCGTCCTCCAGATGGAGCAGACTGGTAACCCCGAGGTGGAACAGACCGATGGCCCTGTCGGGGGGCGAGTCCGCGAACTCGAGGAGTTCGAACGCGTGCTCGTCGACCGAAACGTCGGTTGTGTCGTCCTCGCGTTTCGGGACGCTGATCGCCATCGGTTTTTCGGAACGCTACGGGCGTGTCGGCGACGTAACATTGAAGCCGTCGTTCATCCTGACCACGCCTCAAAAGTCATCTCTTCGCATACGCATAGAAAGTGGGCCGCTGTTAACTTCGACCCGTTCACGTGGCAACAATGGGCACTGAAACGGGCGTTCGATGTCGTGTTCGCGACAGTCGGGCTGGTCACGCTGGCGCCTCTTATTGCGATCATCATCCTCGGGATTAAGATGGAGAACTCGGGACCCGTGCTATACACGCAGCGACGAACCGGCTTACTCGGAACCACGTTTCAACTGCCCAAATTTCGTACGATGTTTCTCGGCAGTGAGGATGCAAAACCGGAAACTGACGAAGAGAACGACCGAATTACGTCGACCGGCCGCTTGCTTCGGAAATCCCACATGGACGAAATCCCGCAATTGTGGTCGATCTTCCGGGGGGAGATGAGCGCCGTCGGTCCGCGAGCGGCCTGGATCGAGGAGGAACGGCTGCTCGAGCGCGAAGTTGAGGAGTGGCAACAACGGTGGTTCGTGAAACCCGGACTGACGGGACTCGCACAGATTAACGGCGTCGACAGCACGGACGCCGAAGCCAAGTTACACTACGACCTCCAGTACATCGAACGGCAATCGTTCCTCCTCGACGTGTGGCTCGTTAGAATGGAACTCAAAAGCGTGCTATTCGACGCGCTCTCCCTGTTACGGAATCGAGCAGCGTCGAAACACGATGCAGTCGAAACGTCCACGGACGAAGGATCGGAGGAGGGGAGTGCTTGA
- a CDS encoding NAD-dependent epimerase/dehydratase family protein: MSGENPSKLRDHAVVTGGAGFVGSHLVDSLLDDGYRVTSLDNYGSGRRRNVARHDNREQFTPLDHDVREPLPEFDTVDYIYNLASRASPADFGSHPIEIALTNSVGSKHVFDLACEHDATVVLASSSEVYGDPKVHPQHEGYYGNVNPRGPRAPYDESKRFAEALGAAYETQHDVDVRTIRVFNTYGPRMRVDDGRVVPTFITQALEGKELTVYGDGRQTRSFCYVTDLVDGIRRVAAAPGATGEAINLGSEREMTIYRLAEIVIDHVDSPSEITHRPQPANDPSVRRPNVEKAKRLLGWEAMTDLEVGLRRTIDYFRTLTVETNQ; the protein is encoded by the coding sequence ATGAGCGGAGAGAACCCATCGAAACTACGCGACCACGCTGTCGTCACCGGTGGGGCGGGGTTCGTCGGGAGTCACCTCGTCGACTCGCTCCTCGACGACGGCTACCGGGTGACGTCGCTGGACAACTACGGAAGCGGGCGCAGACGAAACGTCGCGCGTCACGACAACAGGGAGCAGTTCACGCCACTTGATCACGACGTCCGTGAGCCGCTTCCCGAGTTCGACACCGTCGATTACATCTACAACTTAGCGTCGCGAGCGAGTCCCGCAGACTTCGGCTCGCATCCCATCGAAATCGCGTTGACGAACAGCGTCGGGAGCAAGCACGTCTTTGACCTTGCTTGTGAACACGACGCGACGGTCGTCCTCGCCTCCTCAAGCGAAGTGTACGGTGATCCCAAAGTACATCCACAACACGAGGGCTACTACGGGAACGTGAACCCGCGCGGGCCGCGGGCGCCGTATGACGAGAGCAAACGGTTCGCCGAAGCGCTCGGCGCCGCGTACGAGACCCAGCACGACGTCGACGTTCGCACGATTCGTGTGTTCAACACCTACGGACCACGGATGCGGGTCGACGACGGACGCGTCGTGCCGACGTTCATCACACAAGCGCTCGAGGGAAAGGAGCTGACGGTGTACGGTGACGGCAGACAGACCCGCAGTTTCTGTTACGTGACCGATCTTGTCGACGGAATACGACGAGTCGCAGCCGCCCCCGGCGCCACGGGAGAGGCGATCAACCTGGGAAGTGAACGAGAGATGACAATTTATCGCCTCGCAGAGATCGTCATCGACCACGTCGACTCGCCGTCGGAGATCACCCACCGGCCTCAGCCCGCCAACGACCCCAGCGTCCGTCGACCAAACGTCGAGAAGGCGAAACGGCTGCTTGGCTGGGAGGCGATGACCGATCTCGAAGTCGGCCTTCGACGAACGATCGACTACTTCAGAACGCTCACCGTCGAGACGAACCAGTGA
- a CDS encoding glycosyltransferase family 2 protein yields MTGGGADVSIVITTYYRNDLLEDAIESALKQTHESIEVIVVDGSGDGHARTLVEQYPAVSYVPLAGRSDAHAARNVGVTHADGLYIQFLDDDDLLHPEKIAKQLPMFSESVGVVYSGYRPHYRGSWPHEKGEVVLPEPGTHGSVLDEMLRIDKGFPDACYTCTMLIDRQVLDRIMPLRNCHAADDLGMKIELALRTEFDYVDEPLVERRMDSDDSLGASLQNVEGRFRVINQYAEVYDQYPPVLRRTVLEHTHWLQGSRELEERVWSPKAPLSFLRAAYYSPNDRLKLGGLALFSLLGSPGVRLGRRGFRELKRIRGHDPGEDPTSPL; encoded by the coding sequence ATGACAGGCGGCGGGGCCGACGTCTCGATCGTTATCACGACCTATTATCGGAACGACCTCCTCGAAGACGCCATCGAGAGCGCCCTCAAGCAGACCCACGAATCGATAGAAGTCATCGTCGTCGACGGCTCGGGGGATGGACACGCGCGCACCCTCGTCGAACAGTATCCGGCGGTTTCGTACGTCCCGCTCGCGGGACGTTCTGATGCACATGCCGCACGCAACGTCGGTGTAACGCACGCCGACGGCTTGTATATTCAATTTCTCGACGACGACGACCTGCTCCATCCGGAGAAGATAGCCAAACAGCTCCCCATGTTTTCGGAATCCGTCGGCGTCGTCTATTCCGGCTATCGGCCTCACTACCGGGGCTCCTGGCCCCACGAAAAAGGCGAGGTCGTGCTTCCGGAGCCGGGGACCCACGGTTCCGTCCTCGATGAGATGCTACGGATCGACAAAGGGTTTCCCGACGCCTGCTACACCTGTACGATGCTGATCGATCGACAGGTGCTCGATCGAATCATGCCGCTCCGCAACTGTCACGCGGCGGACGATCTGGGAATGAAAATCGAGCTCGCCCTTCGCACGGAGTTCGACTACGTCGACGAACCTCTCGTCGAACGACGGATGGATTCCGACGACTCTCTCGGTGCGTCCTTGCAGAACGTCGAAGGCAGATTTCGGGTGATCAACCAGTACGCTGAGGTGTACGACCAGTATCCACCCGTACTCCGCCGGACGGTGCTCGAGCACACCCACTGGCTTCAGGGTTCACGAGAGCTCGAAGAACGCGTGTGGTCGCCGAAGGCGCCACTCTCCTTTCTCCGGGCAGCGTACTACTCGCCGAACGACCGGCTGAAACTCGGTGGGCTGGCCCTGTTCTCCTTGCTCGGGAGTCCAGGAGTTCGACTCGGGAGGCGTGGTTTCAGGGAGCTGAAGCGGATACGAGGGCACGACCCAGGCGAAGATCCTACCTCCCCGTTGTGA
- a CDS encoding glycosyltransferase — protein sequence MSRNVLYIVSTLRKSGVTSQLYNILDHLHREFVPFILTLSPEGEDTDYERFAQLDAMFYSLGLSRFGGAIRGPFRLRSAVEEVDPDVVHTLGIRADTLSAYLLPEYDRVTTIQNHPYKDYPTRYGERRGTAMAWTHVHTFRRIDRPVACSETVHEQLSEYSVEAETIQNGVDCERYQPVSPAQRRRLRDGLDLPTDEPVIVFTGSLIPRKDPLTAIRGFLGSDVEGSTLVFLGDGPLRAECESIASSTDSIRFEGWVDSVKEYLGAADYFLASSRAEGLPNAVMEALATGLPVCLSDIGPHEEILQYDFRAGELFAAGDETELATVLDELLATDVNDRSEAAVGIARDWLSARSMSEEYQRLYSEIIC from the coding sequence ATGAGCAGGAACGTTCTGTATATCGTCTCTACGTTGCGGAAAAGTGGTGTTACGAGTCAACTCTACAACATTCTCGATCACTTGCACCGAGAATTTGTTCCGTTTATCCTCACGCTCTCTCCAGAGGGAGAAGACACCGATTACGAACGATTCGCCCAACTGGATGCTATGTTCTATTCATTGGGGCTTTCACGCTTCGGCGGGGCTATCCGTGGACCGTTTCGTCTCCGTTCCGCCGTCGAGGAGGTCGATCCGGACGTCGTACACACGCTGGGAATCAGAGCTGACACGCTCTCAGCGTACCTCCTCCCAGAATACGATCGAGTCACGACGATCCAGAATCACCCCTACAAGGATTACCCGACAAGGTATGGAGAGCGACGGGGAACCGCGATGGCCTGGACGCACGTCCACACCTTCCGGCGAATCGATCGGCCGGTCGCCTGTTCAGAGACAGTACACGAGCAGCTCAGCGAGTACAGTGTCGAAGCGGAGACGATCCAGAACGGAGTCGATTGTGAACGGTATCAGCCGGTGTCACCAGCGCAACGACGACGACTTCGCGACGGGCTCGATTTGCCCACGGACGAGCCCGTGATCGTCTTCACTGGCTCTCTGATCCCTCGAAAAGATCCACTCACCGCGATACGAGGGTTTCTGGGGAGCGACGTCGAGGGATCGACGCTCGTGTTCCTCGGAGATGGTCCGCTCAGAGCGGAGTGTGAGTCGATCGCGTCGTCAACGGACAGTATTCGGTTCGAAGGTTGGGTCGATAGCGTCAAGGAGTATCTCGGCGCTGCCGACTACTTTCTCGCCTCATCGAGAGCAGAAGGGCTTCCAAACGCGGTAATGGAGGCGCTGGCTACCGGATTACCGGTCTGTCTCTCGGATATCGGCCCGCACGAGGAGATACTCCAGTACGATTTTCGGGCGGGTGAGCTGTTTGCTGCCGGTGACGAAACTGAACTGGCCACTGTACTCGATGAACTTCTCGCGACGGACGTCAATGACCGTTCGGAAGCTGCGGTCGGAATCGCACGAGACTGGCTGAGCGCGCGATCGATGTCAGAGGAGTATCAACGTCTCTATAGTGAGATTATCTGTTAG
- a CDS encoding MaoC family dehydratase, with product MDVRTIRRGTRGNRGRRYGTFSKVLDEKDVQTFVQVTGDTNRLHLDDEYATETRFDGRIVHRTLVAGLISAALARLPGLTVYLSQNLKFRDPVRIGDRVSGTVEVREIIADEQYRLSTTIDAEDRTTTLVDGEAIVMINDPPE from the coding sequence TTGGACGTTCGAACGATCCGTCGAGGAACCCGAGGAAATCGTGGTCGGCGATACGGCACCTTTTCGAAAGTCCTTGACGAAAAAGACGTCCAGACGTTCGTCCAAGTAACGGGCGATACTAACCGCCTGCATCTCGACGACGAGTACGCCACCGAGACACGGTTCGACGGACGGATCGTTCACAGAACTCTCGTTGCCGGGCTTATCAGCGCCGCACTTGCCCGCCTCCCTGGTTTGACGGTCTATCTCTCACAAAATCTGAAATTCCGTGACCCGGTGCGAATCGGGGATCGTGTGAGCGGAACAGTCGAAGTTCGAGAAATCATAGCTGACGAGCAGTACCGTCTCTCGACGACAATCGATGCCGAAGATCGGACAACAACACTCGTTGACGGCGAAGCTATCGTGATGATCAATGACCCGCCCGAATAG